In Nicotiana tabacum cultivar K326 chromosome 17, ASM71507v2, whole genome shotgun sequence, one DNA window encodes the following:
- the LOC107791961 gene encoding uncharacterized protein LOC107791961, which produces MNSHNSHPSKKTAANNSAIHLNMTCTSSSCLLCTISKTDTSGRRKLIAQCFKDLPLLRDDKKLVITLRCLWNITLAQPDDPEFPNLGIFYCMARLLNRCIHDQKWLSSGKNVYIPYYAAHIIGSYTMNKARFSVLAVKSGVVSPLIELLRGKITWVEQRVAVRALGHIARHRRTFEDINVREVEIMKLAMDIVSKCIGIIYSEFVVKKSDDRVEYHRHLMIKGLGGLEMENKKAESWAFQMQSWSLYLLNCFVRKKRSINLICKEEFLKKLCGIWGGLENQNSFSGIGLIKSLCHSEIGRRNIAQSEEIIESICSLSRSSDEWQLWAIESLLLLLKDPNTRSVVTNIAAPFLADLVELRTIKGRRKMGDVITQVLLQDYAKVKYGQLVFNRKGSQKAIEEIWDLKVEKRKRDKLMSKEEARERELLVAILKREGNRKFWSADIEEAVNKYTKALDLCPLKLRKERIVLYSNRAQCHLIIGEAELAISDTTRALCLSGEMRPHIKSLWRRSQTYDMKGLARLSLMDCLTFINERSKLNNGNRSSRRKIPYYAMSMLNKQMTATWIFVGVAESMVDDVNVDGTCKSRDQHVFAGVKMKGKTEALLKRMPTHGSDKEERLLKTGRLWRRLNSTSRRSKGVIEPLLKRFKGRKSVDIQDKKSNSLLFAKETKDGAI; this is translated from the exons ATGAACTCCCATAACTCCCACCCCTCAAAGAAAACAGCTGCTAACAACTCTGCCATTCATTTAAACATGACATGCACCAGTAGTAGTTGCTTGTTATGCACCATTAGTAAAACAGATACATCTGGCAGAAGAAAATTAATAGCTCAATGCTTCAAAGATTTGCCTCTTCTCAGAGATGATAAAAAACTTGTCATCACCTTAAGATGCCTATGGAATATTACTCTGGCTCAACCTGATGACCCTGAATTTCCAAATCTCGGCATTTTTTATTGCATGGCTAGACTTCTCAACAGGTGCATCCATGACCAAAAATGGCTTTCGAGTGGCAAAAATGTGTATATTCCTTACTATGCAGCTCACATTATTGGCTCCTACACCATGAACAAAGCTCGGTTTTCTGTATTGGCTGTTAAATCAGGTGTAGTTTCGCCATTAATAGAGCTTTTAAGAGGAAAGATAACATGGGTTGAGCAAAGAGTAGCTGTTAGAGCACTTGGTCACATTGCGAGACATAGAAGAACATTTGAAGACATTAATGTCCGCGAAGTTGAAATCATGAAGCTAGCTATGGACATAGTTTCGAAATGCATTGGAATTATCTACAGTGAGTTTGTGGTCAAGAAAAGTGATGATAGAGTAGAATATCATCGTCATTTGATGATTAAGGGTCTAGGAGGATTAGAAATGGAGAATAAAAAAGCAGAGTCTTGGGCTTTCCAAATGCAAAGCTGGTCTCTTTACCTTCTCAATTGTTTtgttagaaagaaaagaagcatcaATTTGATTTGCAAAGAAGAATTTCTTAAGAAGTTGTGTGGTATATGGGGTGGATTAGAGAACCAGAATTCTTTCTCTGGCATTGGGTTAATCAAAAGTCTATGCCACAGTGAAATTGGTCGAAGAAACATAGCACAATCAGAAGAAATTATCGAAAGTATCTGCAGTCTCTCTAGATCTTCAGACGAATGGCAATTATGGGCAATTGAAAGTCTTTTGTTACTTCTCAAAGATCCAAATACAAGAAGCGTAGTAACAAACATTGCTGCTCCTTTTCTTGCTGATTTAGTAGAGCTTAGAACTATTAAAGGTAGAAGAAAAATGGGTGACGTGATAACGCAAGTACTCTTACAAGATTATGCAAAAGTTAAGTATGGTCAATTGGTTTTCAACAGAAAAGGATCACAAAAAGCTATAGAAGAGATTTGGGACTTGAAGgtagaaaaaaggaaaagggataAATTAATGTCCAAAGAAGAAGCAAGGGAAAGAGAGCTTTTGGTTGCCATATTAAAACGTGAAGGAAATCGAAAATTTTGGTCAGCTGATATTGAAGAAGCTGTAAACAAGTATACGAAGGCTTTGGATTTGTGCCcattaaaattaagaaaagaaaGGATAGTTCTTTATAGCAATAGAGCTCAATGTCATTTAATTATAGGAGAAGCAGAGCTAGCTATTAGTGATACAACTCGAGCACTATGTTTATCAGGTGAAATGAGGCCTCATATTAAGAGTTTGTGGCGAAGATCACAGACTTATGACATGAAAGGATTGGCTAGATTAAGTTTAATGGATTGTTTGACGTTCATTAATGAACGTAGCAAGTTGAATAATGGAAACAGAAGCAGCAgaaggaaaatcccgtactatgCAATGAGCATGTTGAACAAACAGATGACAGCCACGTGGATTTTTGTGGGGGTCGCTGAGTCAATGGTAGATGATGTTAATGTCGATGGAACGTGTAAATCCAGGGACCAACATGTCTTTGCAGGTGTTAAAATGAAAGGGAAGACAGAAGCACTCTTAAAAA GAATGCCTACCCACGGGAGCGACAAGGAGGAACGGCTCTTGAAAACGGGACGGCTTTGGAGAAGGCTGAATAGCACAAGTCGGAGAAGCAAAGGCGTTATAGAACCATTGCTGAAACGTTTCAAAGGAAGGAAAAGCGTAGATATACAAGATAAAAAGTCAAATAGTCTTTTGTTCGCGAAGGAAACTAAAGATGGAGCCATTTGA
- the LOC107791960 gene encoding suppressor of RPS4-RLD 1 isoform X1, translating to MTSKVTERIELAKLCSSKEWSKAIRILDSLLAQSCVIQDICNRAFCYSQLELHKHVIKDCDKALQLDPKLLQAYILKGRALSALGKKEEALLIWEQGHEHAVHQSADLKQLLELEELLKNAKQNITAATDNHSVESSGPESNTGPMLSTKSAETCDISKASDRKLKECSSGMLVSCEKSNDSSVLQNSSSNNAKKHKKIDRQPNGLHERQANGTKNNCKKLGYPSLVCSELSDVSEGSRKSSAVTSESSEQSEPNELQEILCQLNNKCDVRLELTEEGKRNKKFCVTRINKTKSINVDFRLSRGIAQVNEGRYGNAVSIFDQILEEDPTYPEALIGRGTALAFQRELDAAIADFTKAIQSNPSAGEAWKRRGQARAALGESAEAIADLTKALEFEPDSADILHERGIVNFKFKDFKAAVEDLSRCVKFDKDNKSAYTYLGLALSSLGEYRRAEEAHKKAIQIERNFLEAWAHLAQLYQDLANSEKALECLHQLLQIDGRYAKGYHLRGLLLHGMGEHRNAIKDLSMGLAIDSANVECLYLRASCYHAIGEYKEAVKDYDAALDLELDSMEKFVLQCLAFYQKEIALYSASKITGEFCWFDIDGDIDPLFKEYWCKRLHPKNVCEKVYRQPPLKESLKKGKRRKQEFTFTKQKTALLQAADSIGRKIQYHCPGFLHNRRQHRMAGLAAIEIAQKVSKAWRALQAEWRNSTKGTTKSGKRLRRREKVNSLSVNRGGAGCSTSSSSETSTSYSLIDDRSTGRSTMSWNQLYSLAVKWRQISEPCDPVVWINKLSEEFNSGFGSNTPLVLGQAKVVRYYPNFQRTLTVAKAVIKEKKSVFNKEDKIIDLSEERKLQEIMTAESSSDLYRVVGQDFWLATWCNSTALEGKRLEGTRITLVKMGEIGYDFAIRTPCTPARWDDFDMEMTSAWEALCDAYCGENYGSTDFDVLENVRDAILRMAYYWYNFMPLSRGTAVVGFIVLLGLLLAANMEFTGSIPKGLQVDWEAILEFDPSSFVDSVKRWLYPSLKVSTSWKTYPDVTSTFETTGSVVAALSSYSD from the exons ATGACGTCAAAAGTTACAGAAAGGATTGAACTGGCGAAGCTTTGTAGCTCCAAGGAATGGTCCAAAGCAATTCGAATTCTCGATTCACTTCTTGCTCAGAGTTGCGTCATTCAAGATATCTG TAACCGAGCATTTTGCTATAGTCAATTGGAGCTTCACAAGCATGTTATTAAGGATTGTGATAAGGCACTTCAGCTCGATCCTAAGCTTCTTCAAGCTTACATACTTAAAG GACGTGCATTATCTGCTCTTGGTAAGAAAGAAGAAGCTCTTCTAATTTGGGAGCAAGGGCATGAACATGCGGTTCATCAGTCTGCAGACTTAAAGCAGCTATTAGAGCTTGAAGAGCTGCTCAAAAATGCGAAGCAGAATATCACTGCTGCCACCGACAATCATTCTGTGGAGTCATCTGGTCCTGAATCCAATACTGGGCCTATGCTTTCTACCAAATCTGCTGAAACTTGTGATATTAGTAAGGCCTCAGATAGAAAGCTCAAAGAATGCAGCAGTGGGATGTTGGTCAGCTGTGAGAAATCAAATGATAGTTCTGTTTTACAAAATTCCTCAAGTAataatgccaaaaaacataagaaGATTGACCGTCAACCAAATGGATTGCATGAGAGACAAGCAAATGGAACCAAGAACAATTGCAAAAAGTTGGGTTATCCATCTCTGGTTTGCAGTGAATTAAGTGATGTATCTGAAGGCAGTAGGAAATCATCTGCTGTAACTAGCGAATCAAGTGAACAGTCAGAACCAaatgagttacaggaaattctCTGTCAGTTGAATAATAAATGCGACGTTCGCCTTGAATTGACTGAAGAAGGCAAGAGAAACAAAAAATTCTGTGTTACCAGGATTAACAAGACCAAGTCAATTAATGTTGATTTTCGATTATCAAGGGGAATAGCACAG GTTAACGAAGGAAGATATGGTAATGCCGTGTCCATCTTTGACCAG ATACTAGAAGAAGATCCGACGTACCCCGAGGCACTTATCGGCAGGGGAACAGCGTTGGCATTTCAAAGAGAACTTGATGCAGCTATTGCTGATTTTACAAAG GCTATACAATCAAATCCATCTGCTGGGGAGGCATGGAAACGCAGAGGGCAAGCCCGTGCTGCTTTAGGTGAATCTGCTGAG GCAATTGCAGACTTGACTAAAGCTTTGGAGTTTGAGCCAGACTCTGCCGATATCTTACATGAAAGAG GAATTGTCAATTTTAAGTTTAAAGATTTCAAAGCTGCTGTTGAAGACCTTTCTAGATGTGTAAAGTTTGATAAGGATAACAAATCTGCATATACATATTTG GGCTTGGCCTTATCCTCTCTAGGAGAATATAGAAGGGCTGAGGAGGCACATAAGAAAGCAATCCAAATTGAAAGGAATTTCCTTGAGGCTTGGGCTCATCTAGCACAG TTATATCAAGACCTGGCAAATTCAGAGAAGGCCTTGGAATGCCTTCATCAGCTTTTGCAAATAGATGGGAG GTATGCAAAAGGATATCACCTGCGTGGGCTGCTACTTCATGGAATGGGAGAGCATAG GAATGCTATAAAAGATTTATCAATGGGGTTGGCTATTGATAGTGCAAACGTTGAATGCTTGTATCTACGAGCTTCATGCTATCATGCTATTGGAGAATATAAAGAAGCA GTCAAGGACTATGATGCTGCTTTAGATCTTGAATTAGATTCTATGGAAAAGTTTGTGCTTCAATGCTTGGCGTTCTATCAG AAAGAAATTGCATTATACTCAGCGTCAAAGATCACCGGTGAATTTTGTTGGTTTGATATTGATGGAGATATTGATCCACTCTTCAAG GAGTATTGGTGCAAAAGGCTGCACCCAAAAAATGTGTGTGAAAAGGTCTACAGGCAACCTCCGTTAAAAGAATCTTTGAAAAAAGGAAAGCGAAGAAAGCAAGAATTTACTTTCACCAAGCAAAAAACTGCCCTTCTACAGGCTGCAGATTCTATCGGCAGGAAGATCCAGTATCATTGCCCTGGTTTCTTGCATAATAGGCGCCAG CACCGCATGGCCGGATTAGCTGCTATTGAGATAGCACAAAAAGTCTCAAAAGCTTGGCGTGCGTTACAAGCTGAATGGAGAAACTCAACTAAAGGCACAACAAAGTCTGGGAAGAGACTCAGGAGAAGGGAAAAAGTAAATTCACTTAGCGTAAACAGAGGTGGAGCTGGTTGTAGCACCAGCAGCTCCTCAGAAACATCTACTTCATACAGTTTGATTGACGATAGATCAACTGGGCGTTCTACAATGTCATGGAACCAGTTGTATTCATTGGCTGTCAAATGGAGACAAATATCTGAACCATGTGATCCAGTGGTGTGGATTAACAAGTTAAG TGAGGAATTCAATTCTGGATTTGGGTCTAACACTCCTCTTGTTCTCGGTCAAGCCAAAGTTGTTCGCTACTATCCCAATTTTCAGAG AACCTTGACTGTTGCCAAGGCTGTTATTAAGGAGAAGAAATCAGTGTTCAACAAGGAAGACAAGATAATTGATCTTTCTGAAGAGCGGAAATTGCAGGAA ATAATGACTGCAGAATCCAGCTCTGATCTTTACAGAGTTGTTGGTCAAGACTTTTGGTTGGCCACCTGGTGTAACAGTACGGCACTTGAAGG GAAGCGTCTTGAAGGAACAAGGATCACTCTTGTGAAAAT GGGTGAGATTGGTTACGACTTTGCAATTAGAACACCTTGTACACCTGCTAGATGGGATGACTTTGATATGGAGATGACATCCGCCTGGGAG GCGCTTTGCGATGCTTACTGTGGTGAGAATTATGGGTCAACAGATTTTGATGTGCTTGAAAATGTGAGAGATGCAATCTTAAGGATGGCATATTACTG GTACAATTTCATGCCGCTTTCCAGAGGAACTGCTGTTGTCGGGTTCATAGTTTTGCTTGGATTACTCCTAGCTGCTAATATGGAGTTCACAGGAAGCATTCCAAAAGGTCTGCAGGTGGATTGGGAAGCCATCCTGGAGTTTGACCCGAGTTCTTTTGTAGATTCTGTAAAGAGGTGGTTGTACCCATCTCTCAAAGTCAGCACATCCTGGAAAACTTACCCAGATGTCACATCAACATTTGAGACGACTGGATCAGTTGTTGCTGCTCTGAGCTCCTATTCAGACTGA
- the LOC107791960 gene encoding suppressor of RPS4-RLD 1 isoform X2, with amino-acid sequence MLSTKSAETCDISKASDRKLKECSSGMLVSCEKSNDSSVLQNSSSNNAKKHKKIDRQPNGLHERQANGTKNNCKKLGYPSLVCSELSDVSEGSRKSSAVTSESSEQSEPNELQEILCQLNNKCDVRLELTEEGKRNKKFCVTRINKTKSINVDFRLSRGIAQVNEGRYGNAVSIFDQILEEDPTYPEALIGRGTALAFQRELDAAIADFTKAIQSNPSAGEAWKRRGQARAALGESAEAIADLTKALEFEPDSADILHERGIVNFKFKDFKAAVEDLSRCVKFDKDNKSAYTYLGLALSSLGEYRRAEEAHKKAIQIERNFLEAWAHLAQLYQDLANSEKALECLHQLLQIDGRYAKGYHLRGLLLHGMGEHRNAIKDLSMGLAIDSANVECLYLRASCYHAIGEYKEAVKDYDAALDLELDSMEKFVLQCLAFYQKEIALYSASKITGEFCWFDIDGDIDPLFKEYWCKRLHPKNVCEKVYRQPPLKESLKKGKRRKQEFTFTKQKTALLQAADSIGRKIQYHCPGFLHNRRQHRMAGLAAIEIAQKVSKAWRALQAEWRNSTKGTTKSGKRLRRREKVNSLSVNRGGAGCSTSSSSETSTSYSLIDDRSTGRSTMSWNQLYSLAVKWRQISEPCDPVVWINKLSEEFNSGFGSNTPLVLGQAKVVRYYPNFQRTLTVAKAVIKEKKSVFNKEDKIIDLSEERKLQEIMTAESSSDLYRVVGQDFWLATWCNSTALEGKRLEGTRITLVKMGEIGYDFAIRTPCTPARWDDFDMEMTSAWEALCDAYCGENYGSTDFDVLENVRDAILRMAYYWYNFMPLSRGTAVVGFIVLLGLLLAANMEFTGSIPKGLQVDWEAILEFDPSSFVDSVKRWLYPSLKVSTSWKTYPDVTSTFETTGSVVAALSSYSD; translated from the exons ATGCTTTCTACCAAATCTGCTGAAACTTGTGATATTAGTAAGGCCTCAGATAGAAAGCTCAAAGAATGCAGCAGTGGGATGTTGGTCAGCTGTGAGAAATCAAATGATAGTTCTGTTTTACAAAATTCCTCAAGTAataatgccaaaaaacataagaaGATTGACCGTCAACCAAATGGATTGCATGAGAGACAAGCAAATGGAACCAAGAACAATTGCAAAAAGTTGGGTTATCCATCTCTGGTTTGCAGTGAATTAAGTGATGTATCTGAAGGCAGTAGGAAATCATCTGCTGTAACTAGCGAATCAAGTGAACAGTCAGAACCAaatgagttacaggaaattctCTGTCAGTTGAATAATAAATGCGACGTTCGCCTTGAATTGACTGAAGAAGGCAAGAGAAACAAAAAATTCTGTGTTACCAGGATTAACAAGACCAAGTCAATTAATGTTGATTTTCGATTATCAAGGGGAATAGCACAG GTTAACGAAGGAAGATATGGTAATGCCGTGTCCATCTTTGACCAG ATACTAGAAGAAGATCCGACGTACCCCGAGGCACTTATCGGCAGGGGAACAGCGTTGGCATTTCAAAGAGAACTTGATGCAGCTATTGCTGATTTTACAAAG GCTATACAATCAAATCCATCTGCTGGGGAGGCATGGAAACGCAGAGGGCAAGCCCGTGCTGCTTTAGGTGAATCTGCTGAG GCAATTGCAGACTTGACTAAAGCTTTGGAGTTTGAGCCAGACTCTGCCGATATCTTACATGAAAGAG GAATTGTCAATTTTAAGTTTAAAGATTTCAAAGCTGCTGTTGAAGACCTTTCTAGATGTGTAAAGTTTGATAAGGATAACAAATCTGCATATACATATTTG GGCTTGGCCTTATCCTCTCTAGGAGAATATAGAAGGGCTGAGGAGGCACATAAGAAAGCAATCCAAATTGAAAGGAATTTCCTTGAGGCTTGGGCTCATCTAGCACAG TTATATCAAGACCTGGCAAATTCAGAGAAGGCCTTGGAATGCCTTCATCAGCTTTTGCAAATAGATGGGAG GTATGCAAAAGGATATCACCTGCGTGGGCTGCTACTTCATGGAATGGGAGAGCATAG GAATGCTATAAAAGATTTATCAATGGGGTTGGCTATTGATAGTGCAAACGTTGAATGCTTGTATCTACGAGCTTCATGCTATCATGCTATTGGAGAATATAAAGAAGCA GTCAAGGACTATGATGCTGCTTTAGATCTTGAATTAGATTCTATGGAAAAGTTTGTGCTTCAATGCTTGGCGTTCTATCAG AAAGAAATTGCATTATACTCAGCGTCAAAGATCACCGGTGAATTTTGTTGGTTTGATATTGATGGAGATATTGATCCACTCTTCAAG GAGTATTGGTGCAAAAGGCTGCACCCAAAAAATGTGTGTGAAAAGGTCTACAGGCAACCTCCGTTAAAAGAATCTTTGAAAAAAGGAAAGCGAAGAAAGCAAGAATTTACTTTCACCAAGCAAAAAACTGCCCTTCTACAGGCTGCAGATTCTATCGGCAGGAAGATCCAGTATCATTGCCCTGGTTTCTTGCATAATAGGCGCCAG CACCGCATGGCCGGATTAGCTGCTATTGAGATAGCACAAAAAGTCTCAAAAGCTTGGCGTGCGTTACAAGCTGAATGGAGAAACTCAACTAAAGGCACAACAAAGTCTGGGAAGAGACTCAGGAGAAGGGAAAAAGTAAATTCACTTAGCGTAAACAGAGGTGGAGCTGGTTGTAGCACCAGCAGCTCCTCAGAAACATCTACTTCATACAGTTTGATTGACGATAGATCAACTGGGCGTTCTACAATGTCATGGAACCAGTTGTATTCATTGGCTGTCAAATGGAGACAAATATCTGAACCATGTGATCCAGTGGTGTGGATTAACAAGTTAAG TGAGGAATTCAATTCTGGATTTGGGTCTAACACTCCTCTTGTTCTCGGTCAAGCCAAAGTTGTTCGCTACTATCCCAATTTTCAGAG AACCTTGACTGTTGCCAAGGCTGTTATTAAGGAGAAGAAATCAGTGTTCAACAAGGAAGACAAGATAATTGATCTTTCTGAAGAGCGGAAATTGCAGGAA ATAATGACTGCAGAATCCAGCTCTGATCTTTACAGAGTTGTTGGTCAAGACTTTTGGTTGGCCACCTGGTGTAACAGTACGGCACTTGAAGG GAAGCGTCTTGAAGGAACAAGGATCACTCTTGTGAAAAT GGGTGAGATTGGTTACGACTTTGCAATTAGAACACCTTGTACACCTGCTAGATGGGATGACTTTGATATGGAGATGACATCCGCCTGGGAG GCGCTTTGCGATGCTTACTGTGGTGAGAATTATGGGTCAACAGATTTTGATGTGCTTGAAAATGTGAGAGATGCAATCTTAAGGATGGCATATTACTG GTACAATTTCATGCCGCTTTCCAGAGGAACTGCTGTTGTCGGGTTCATAGTTTTGCTTGGATTACTCCTAGCTGCTAATATGGAGTTCACAGGAAGCATTCCAAAAGGTCTGCAGGTGGATTGGGAAGCCATCCTGGAGTTTGACCCGAGTTCTTTTGTAGATTCTGTAAAGAGGTGGTTGTACCCATCTCTCAAAGTCAGCACATCCTGGAAAACTTACCCAGATGTCACATCAACATTTGAGACGACTGGATCAGTTGTTGCTGCTCTGAGCTCCTATTCAGACTGA